A DNA window from Pyrus communis chromosome 3, drPyrComm1.1, whole genome shotgun sequence contains the following coding sequences:
- the LOC137728437 gene encoding G-type lectin S-receptor-like serine/threonine-protein kinase At1g67520 produces MAGDGSSSTRFEFDLGTLGRSRTVPILVFSPSFDMGLCASKKAKKILRKLPSFIKATIPTDQAIMLNPELRAFTYELVLAATSDFSEANKVGQGGFGTVYKGNLATGQEVAVKKLSKCSEQGKEDFKSELILIYQLQHINLVQLVGFCIHEEERMLIYEYMPNKGLDSFLFDSTRGQQLDWTKRFTIIEGIAQGMLYLHKYSRKKVIHRDLKASNILLDDHMNPKISDFGMARIFTQELGANTKRIVGTHGYIPPEYAMGGNFSVKSDVYSYRVLLLEIAWELWKAGRGEELRDPTLVETSIRGQLLRCIQVGLLCVEENAVDRPDMSKVVSMLTNESMQLPKQKKPAFYYTRAINNVDTNKQNIKIDTLTSLLLYSLYWGRGTQYQEELTAHCHCRPPQPALGLISSVLEFINHWSGHCLPNRTRQKSCNLASSQLALGFPRYLSKLHIYKLILQNMIKYAIISVCFASLWTCHEAIDTLKPGDTLNSTGSLLSASGSFTMKFVELGGSNNILLAILRVRSKVNRAWIANRDTPFSSTSSPLLTLDFNNVLKITRQDGDPVVLSAAPYINDTSISVVATLLDSGNFVLQEVNSASGSTIRIWWQSFDYPLDTFLPGMKLGVDRRNGFYWSLSSWGSANNPMPPGPYSLFWDTNGHQLNIKRNDVVYWTSGVFADGRFEFIFPDVSKQRYNFSIVSNQDEDYLTYTSLNDPSDPEPEWVLFTRGALFEFGASVAIIEAQTCDGYNVIGGCVRRDRPSGCIGEAGDDFRLKKGYFKVINSSTSRPPNWIGSGSEDCKVTCWQDCDCLGFDFPSGNPTTGAGCRFWSVDCGFIEDFTANTSFVLPSATQLPQSPDSPPAGKIAHKWFWIGISIAAALLVMGFCFLGFRLRRIYMVSAGKNWTTILRKLLNFMESKRPIGHVVGNQNDQENMRYPNLSVFTYGSVLEATRNFSEENKLGQGGFGPVYWGKLTTGQEVAVKRLSRCSGQGTEEFKNELILIYELQHTNLVRLFGFCIHEDERMLIYEYMPNKSLDYFLFDSIRRRQLDWKSRFNIIEGITQGMLYLHKYSRTKVIHRDLKAGNILLDKNMNPKIADFGMARIFTQELQANTMRIVGTRGYMPPEYVMGGHFSVKSDVYSYGVLMLEIISGMKNNSFCNEDRVLNLVGHAWELWKEDRGQELMDPTLVETCISHQVLRCVQVGLLCVEEKAADRPTMSELIFMLTNESMQLPEPKKPAFYYAERNVGNADIDRRGPPLDINGLSISEFVGR; encoded by the exons ATGGCCGGTGATGGGTCTTCTTCGACGCGATTCGAATTCGATTTGGGGACGTTGGGAAGGAGCAGGACAGTGCCAATCCTAGTTTTCTCCCCTTCTTTCGATATGGGGCTCTGTGCAA GCAAGAAGGCGAAAAAGATTCTAAGAAAATTGCCTAGCTTCATCAAAGCTACGATACCTACAGATCAGGCAATTATGCTAAACCCTGAGTTACGCGCATTTACCTATGAATTGGTCTTGGCTGCCACAAGCGATTTCTCTGAAGCAAACAAGGTCGGACAAGGGGGCTTTGGAACAGTTTATAAG GGAAATTTGGCAACGGGACAAGAAGTAGCTGTGAAGAAGCTTTCAAAGTGTTCTGAACAAGGCAAAGAGGATTTTAAGAGTGAATTAATACTCATCTATCAACTCCAACATATAAACCTTGTTCAGCTCGTTGGATTTTGCATTCATGAAGAGGAAAGGATGCTGATATACGAGTACATGCCAAACAAGGGCTTGGACTCCTTTTTATTTG ATTCCACCAGAGGTCAGCAACTAGATTGGACAAAGCGCTTCACAATAATTGAAGGAATCGCTCAAGGAATGCTTTACTTGCACAAATACTCGAGGAAGAAAGTGATTCATAGAGATTTGAAAGCCAGTAATATACTACTTGACGATCATATGAACcccaaaatttcagattttggtATGGCAAGGATTTTCACTCAGGAACTGGGAGCTAATACTAAGAGGATTGTCGGGACACA TGGTTATATACCCCCCGAGTATGCCATGGGAGGAAACTTCTCCGTTAAGTCTGATGTCTACAGCTACAGAGTGTTACTGCTTGAAATT GCATGGGAGTTATGGAAAGCAGGTAGAGGGGAAGAACTAAGGGATCCAACACTAGTCGAAACATCCATTAGAGGTCAATTGTTAAGATGTATCCAAGTCGGTCTACTATGCGTGGAGGAAAATGCAGTCGATCGGCCAGACATGTCGAAGGTTGTATCCATGTTAACAAACGAAAGCATGCAGTTACCTAAGCAAAAAAAACCAGCATTTTATTAC ACAAGGGCAATTAACAATGTAGATACAAACAAGCAGAACATAAAGATTGACACACTTACATCGCTGCTGCTTTACTCTCTTTACTGGGGTCGTGGTACCCAATACCAAGAGGAGTTGACTGCTCATTGCCATTGTCGTCCTCCCCAGCCGGCTCTTGGATTAATCTCCTCGGTTTTGGAGTTTATAAATCATTGGTCTGGTCACTGCCTACCCAATCGCAC GCGACAAAAATCCTGCAACTTGGCCTCGTCCCAGCTGGCTCTCGGTTTTCCTCGGTATTTGAGTAAACTGCATATATACAAGCTGATTTTGCAGAATA TGATCAAGTACGCAATTATCTCGGTTTGTTTTGCATCCTTGTGGACTTGTCATGAAGCAATAGACACACTGAAACCAGGGGACACTCTCAACTCCACAGGCTCCCTACTTTCGGCATCTGGATCGTTCACTATGAAGTTCGTTGAACTTGGTGGTTCCAATAACATTCTTCTTGCTATCCTGCGTGTTAGAAGTAAAGTAAACAGGGCATGGATTGCCAACCGAGACACACCTTTTTCATCCACTTCATCCCCACTTCTTACGTTGGACTTCAATAACGTGTTGAAAATTACCCGCCAAGATGGAGATCCTGTTGTCCTTTCAGCCGCTCCATATATTAATGACACTAGTATTAGTGTTGTGGCTACCCTTTTGGATTCCGGCAATTTTGTACTACAAGAAGTGAACTCCGCCAGCGGATCAACGATCCGCATTTGGTGGCAAAGTTTTGATTATCCATTGGACACATTTTTACCGGGCATGAAATTGGGTGTTGATCGTAGAAATGGCTTCTATTGGTCTCTTTCATCATGGGGATCTGCGAACAACCCCATGCCACCAGGGCCTTACAGCCTTTTTTGGGACACCAATGGACACCAACTGAATATAAAGCGAAATGATGTTGTGTATTGGACCAGCGGGGTGTTTGCAGATGGgagatttgaatttattttccCTGATGTGTCCAAGCAAAGGTACAATTTTAGCATTGTTTCAAATCAAGATGAAGACTACCTCACTTATACTAGTCTAAATGATCCTAGTGATCCTGAGCCAGAATGGGTGCTATTCACCAGGGGGGCACTTTTTGAGTTTGGCGCATCAGTTGCCATCATAGAAGCGCAGACCTGTGATGGCTATAATGTCATCGGAGGGTGCGTGAGGAGGGACAGGCCAAGTGGTTGTATTGGGGAAGCTGGTGATGATTTTCGGCTGAAAAAAGGTTACTTCAAGGTAATCAACTCTAGTACTTCAAGACCCCCCAACTGGATTGGTAGTGGTAGTGAGGATTGTAAGGTTACTTGTTGGCAAGATTGTGACTGCCTTGGATTCGACTTTCCATCTGGTAATCCGACTACTGGTGCAGGATGCCGATTTTGGAGCGTGGACTGTGGATTCATTGAAGACTTTACTGCAAATACTAGTTTTGTTTTGCCGTCAGCAACGCAACTACCACAATCACCGGATTCACCACCTGCGGGAAAGATTG CACACAAATGGTTCTGGATTGGCATTTCTATTGCCGCTGCATTACTAGTAATGGGGTTCTGCTTCTTGGGCTTTCGCCTGAGAAGAATATATATGGTTTCAGCAG GGAAGAACTGGACAACGATTCTAAGAAAATTGCTTAACTTCATGGAATCGAAGAGACCTATAGGTCATGTTGTTGGGAATCAAAATGATCAGGAAAATATGAGATACCCTAATTTAAGCGTATTTACCTATGGATCGGTCTTGGAAGCCACAAGAAACTTCTCTGAAGAAAACAAGCTTGGACAAGGGGGCTTTGGACCTGTTTATTGG ggaaaattGACGACGGGACAAGAAGTAGCTGTGAAGAGGCTTTCAAGATGTTCAGGCCAAGGCACAGAGGAGTTTAAGAATGAATTGATACTCATCTATGAACTCCAACACACCAACCTTGTTCGACTGTTTGGATTTTGTATTCACGAAGACGAGAGGATGTTAATATACGAATACATGCCAAACAAAAGCTTGGACTACTTTTTATTTG ATTCCATCAGACGTCGGCAACTAGATTGGAAAAGCCGTTTCAATATAATTGAAGGAATCACTCAAGGAATGCTTTACTTGCACAAATACTCGAGAACTAAAGTGATTCATAGAGATTTGAAAGCGGGTAACATACTACTTGACAAAAATATGAACCCCAAAATTGCAGATTTTGGTATGGCAAGGATTTTCACTCAGGAGCTTCAAGCAAATACGATGAGAATTGTCGGGACACG TGGTTATATGCCTCCAGAATATGTCATGGGAGGACACTTTTCTGTAAAATCTGATGTCTACAGCTATGGAGTGTTAATGCTTGAAATTATCAGTGGTATGAAAAACAACAGCTTCTGCAATGAAGATCGTGTGCTCAACTTAGTAGGACAT GCCTGGGAGTTATGGAAAGAAGATCGAGGGCAAGAACTAATGGATCCAACACTAGTTGAAACATGTATTAGTCATCAAGTTTTAAGATGCGTCCAAGTAGGTCTACTGTGTGTGGAGGAAAAAGCAGCTGATCGGCCAACCATGTCAGAGCTGATATTCATGTTAACAAACGAAAGCATGCAGTTACCTGAACCAAAAAAACCAGCATTTTATTACGCAGAGAGAAATGTGGGTAATGCTGATATAGATAGAAGGGGACCACCACTGGATATAAACGGGTTGTCCATTTCCGAATTCGTTGGACGTTGA